A region of Deltaproteobacteria bacterium DNA encodes the following proteins:
- a CDS encoding aminoglycoside phosphotransferase family protein, giving the protein MSSSADEALLREVAEAFALPGRWLGSRAFGSGHINTTVLAELETPRGPARFVQQRINRAVFREPAQVMENFARVVAHQRRALEREGVRDVDRHVLTLVPTRSGASFFVDSCGDTWRTVPLISGAHTQDVPRGETDARSAAFAFGRFLAQLADLPPPRLHETIPRFHDARLRFEQLQEAVRADAAGRLAGCRAEVELALAREPVVARFEALKRSGALPERVAHNDTKLNNVLLDDTTGEGLCVIDLDTVMPGTALTDFGDLAHSAATRAAEDERDLSLVRVDTMLFAALADGFVRGCGPSLGAEERVALPFGAQLMCLVLGMRFLADHLRGDTYFRVHREAHNLDRARTQLALVADYVRKQRELSDAVAAIRA; this is encoded by the coding sequence ATGAGTAGCTCCGCCGACGAGGCGCTGCTGCGGGAAGTGGCGGAAGCGTTCGCGCTGCCCGGTCGCTGGCTCGGCTCGCGCGCGTTCGGCAGCGGACACATCAACACCACGGTGCTCGCCGAGCTCGAGACGCCACGCGGCCCCGCGCGCTTCGTGCAGCAGCGCATCAACCGCGCCGTGTTCCGCGAGCCTGCGCAGGTGATGGAGAACTTCGCGCGCGTGGTCGCGCACCAGCGCCGCGCGCTCGAGCGCGAGGGCGTGCGCGACGTCGATCGCCACGTGCTCACGCTGGTGCCGACTCGCAGCGGAGCCAGCTTCTTCGTGGATTCTTGCGGCGACACCTGGCGCACCGTGCCGCTGATCTCGGGCGCGCACACGCAGGATGTGCCGCGCGGCGAAACCGACGCGCGCAGCGCCGCCTTCGCGTTCGGGCGCTTTCTCGCACAGCTCGCGGATCTGCCGCCGCCGCGCCTGCACGAGACGATTCCGCGCTTCCACGACGCGCGGCTGCGCTTCGAGCAGCTGCAAGAGGCCGTGCGCGCCGACGCCGCGGGGCGGCTCGCGGGCTGCCGCGCAGAGGTGGAGCTCGCGCTCGCGCGCGAGCCGGTGGTGGCGCGCTTCGAGGCGCTGAAGCGCAGCGGCGCGCTTCCCGAACGCGTCGCGCACAACGACACGAAGCTGAACAATGTGCTGCTCGACGACACCACGGGCGAGGGGCTGTGCGTGATCGACCTCGACACGGTGATGCCGGGCACGGCGCTCACCGACTTCGGCGACCTCGCGCACAGCGCCGCGACGCGTGCCGCCGAGGACGAGCGCGACCTGTCGCTCGTGCGCGTCGATACGATGCTCTTCGCCGCGCTCGCGGACGGCTTCGTGCGCGGCTGCGGCCCGAGCCTCGGCGCCGAGGAACGCGTCGCCCTGCCCTTCGGCGCGCAGCTGATGTGCCTCGTGCTCGGCATGCGATTCCTCGCCGATCACCTGCGCGGCGACACCTACTTCCGCGTTCACCGCGAGGCGCACAACCTCGACCGCGCGCGCACGCAGCTCGCGCTCGTCGCGGACTACGTGCGCAAGCAGCGCGAGCTGAGCGACGCCGTCGCCGCGATCCGCGCGTAG